The nucleotide window CCGTCCTCCTCGAATGGACGACGCTGAGCGAAAGCAACAACAGCGGGTTCTACGTCGAGCAGAAGGTCGACGGCAGCTACCAGACGGTCTCCTCGCTCGTCGCATCGCAGGCGCCAAACGGCACCACGACGGAGCAGCAGTCCTACCGCTTCCGCGTGGAGGACCTCGAGGAAGGCACGACGCACACGTTCCGCCTCCGCCAGGTGGATGTGGACGGGAAGACATCCTACTCGGAGACGGTCGATGTGAAGGTCGGCATCCAGGATGCGTACAAGCTGGAAGCCTACCCGAACCCGGTCGCCAATGGTCAGCAGCCGACGGTGCGCTTCGCGGTTGATAAGAGCCAGCCCGTTACGATCGAGCTGTACAACACGCTCGGTCAGCGCGTACGGACGCTCTACAACGACACGCCGCGGGTCACGGGCGAATTCCAGAAGGTGCAGGTGGACGTGAACAGCCTCGCAAGCGGCGTCTACTTCATCCGGATGCGCGGCGAAAGCTTCGCGACGACGAAGAAGCTAGTCGTGGTTCGCTAACCGCTGCTCCTCAGACCCTGTCCTGGCGCCGCCTCGTGCGGTGCCTTTGGGCAGTCACATAGCCAAGCGGCCGATCCCCTCACGGAGATCGGCCGCTTTTTTATTTGCCAGCTCGCATGTAGAAGGATTCCAGACTGCACCCACAGACTGCGTGGCCGTCGGGTCGTTTCACATACGGGTGTAGGATGACCCCATTATGAACGAACGTAGCGGACGGCCTTGTCTTTTGCTGGCATGGGGCTCACGGGGTGTTCTTCTCACCCAAGCATCCCCGATTCGATAGCTGCTCGGAAGGTTGGGGTGGGCATGCGCAGCGTTGGAGACGCAGAGCGTGCGCTGGATTCATGTGGCCCATGCGTGTCTTCCGCCAGGCGGCTGGAGACGTGGCCCGCTTCCGGCGCAACGCTACGGATGTACGAGGTCATTTAGCGCCTATACGCATCTGGATCGATGGCGTGGTGGTTTCGGGCAGCAGGGTGGGTCGAAGAGAGGGAGGACAGAGAGGCGGGGGTAAGCGTCGCGAAATGGGCTCTCATCGGTCTAGGACGGCGATGGGGGCTGGCGGATCTCCTTGATGGCCGTCATGAAGTCCTCCTGTGATATCGTCTGGCGGCGTACGACAAAGGATTCCTCATCCTCGACGCGGAATTGCCCGCTGAAGACAAAGTTGTCGTCATCGTGCGGGGCCGTCAGTCGGCATTTAGGGGACCCGTCGTTGTAGAGGCCCCACACGTTGTAGACCATTCCTTCGAGCGGTGTGTCGGATTCCTGGCTCTCTTCGATGATCGACAGGGCGATCCCCTTGGCCGCCACCTCCGCCTCGTCCACGCTGACGTTGAGGGAGCGTAACGCGGCTTTGACATCTTCGCTGATGGTCATGGCACTCGATGGCAGACAGTGGAATGAAGTTTGGAAATAGATAACACGTGCCTGCATCGGCCCGTTCGGTTGCCACGACATGATCAACAGTATCGTTATACCGTTCTGGAAGACGTTTCGTCGTGGAGACAATCTGAACGGACGTCACCTGCACATTGGCTCTGCGCGAAGATGCGCTCTCTTTATATTGGATTATGTGGTGCGTCTCTTTTGGCGCATTAACAGAGAGATGACGAGGTATTTGGGATCATCTACGCGTCACAGGCTTAATCCATAACGCACGCAAACCCTTAATCCACATACTCACCAAGGTGTAAGTCGCTGGTGAGCCGACAGTTACAGTCCGCTCGCATTCCAGTCAGTGACGACCGCAGTCTTGCTCTCGGTGATACGTGGCCCCGATATCGGTCTGCGTTGCTCCGGTCGTTTTTCGCCTCAACCCCCTTTGATTCATGCGACGATTCTTACAACATACTCTCTCCTTTGCCTTACTCACGCTGCTGATTGCCGGCCCGGCTGTAGCGCAGGTCACCGATGAGGTCAGCAGCTACACGAAGGTTCGTCGGGTAAAAAGTGCCGAACTGAAGGATATTGACATTAAGAAGTATCCGGGCAACGACGCCGCGCTGATGGCGGAGTTCGAGTCGGACCCGGAGTCGAGTGAGAGCACATGGGCGCTTTCCTTTTACGGGTTTACCGCTGAGCCGACGTCGATGAGTTCCGCGCAGGAAATCATCATTGTCGTTGACGGAAGCCCGGTGCAACCGCTTCGAATCGAGAGCAAATCTCGCTCGATCGACGGCGATATTATTGAAATCAAGAAGGCGTTCTTCTCGCGCCCAATCTTCCAGCGCCTCGCGTCGGCAGAAGCGATGAAGGTCACGATCGGCGCCGCGGTTTTTGAGGTGCCCAAGCGGGCCCGCGAAGACATGCAGACGATCCTGGACAAGATTCCGGCGAAGGACGGTCGCCGCACTGCGAGCACCGACGGCAGCAACCGCCGTTAGCGCCGGATACCTGCTTTACTGCAGCTCGCCAGGCAGATGAGGCGTTGCCGGCGACGCATTTGCACGCGTCGCACGACTCTCAGAATCGCTCCAGCAACGGAGTACGATTCGGGAGACGTGCGGCGCGTTCTCTATTTGTATCAATATCGGCTATCCATTTCGAGGCGTCTGGCCCAACGCCCCACAGCGCCGCTCAGAAGTTATCCACATCGGGTAGACCGCCCTTTACGGAAAAGAGTAATAACGGAAATAGCCTGTTGCGACCCTTTTCGTCATCACGGTACAGAATCCCATGCCTTATATCTGTTATTGGCCCTGTTTGTGGGTGGTGATCGCTCGTCGGAAAAGTTATCCACACTCCGTGAACAGTGAGGGATGGGGTTTGGAGTGCGGGGGATGTGGGAAAGGGGGAGTGGGAGAATGGGGGCTCCATTTTTCGAACTTAGCGCCTTGGGCCGATCGTTCTGCTCCTGGTGTCTCATTTTTTGGATCGCCAAAAAACGAGACGCAAAAATCGCCACAGGCACTACCTCGCTTCGCTCGGGGCGGCTCCCCGGCGGTCCGCGCTTCTTCTAGCGCTACGCCGTCGCCACTGAACGAACCCAAACTCGCGAGACCAGCTCGCTCAGACAGGGGTTCGTTCTTGTCGTGGCTCCGCCTTCGCGCTCAAGACGACGAACCGCGCAAGGCCGGGAGACAGAACTCTCGCTTCAGCAATCTTGTTTGCGTCGTTTCGGCCCTTGCGAAGATCGGCGCCCGGAGGGACCGGGAAGCGGAGCGACCCATTAGCTGGATCAGTCGTAGGGTAGCGAAATCGGTTGGCGGGGAAATTCTTCTTGTTTGAGCCCCTGAAGCGCTGAGGTCTATAATTAGTGAACTGCTTTTAGAAGGGGCGAGTTTGAAGAATTTCAGCGAAGCGGAGCGGGCACTCACCCGATCTTCGGACAGGCCTTGACTTTTTTCTCGCCGGTTTTTTGGTCAAGCAAAAAACCGGCACCACCGGATCGGAGAAGGATTCCACTCTTGATTGTCTCATTTTTTGGATCGCCAAAAAACGAGACACAAAAATCACCACAGGCACTACCTCGCTTCTCTCGGGTCGGCGACCCGTCTGTCTGCGCTTCGTCTAGCGCTCCCTCTCCGCCACTCAACGAATCTAAAGGGCCCGTAGGGTCATCCTGTGGACTCGCCCGCACGGCGGGCTCAGACAGAGATTCGTTCGGGTCGTGGCTTCGTCTCCGCGCACCACGGGCACTAACTCGCGATGCTCATGTCGCTCGAGACGACGAACCGCGCAAGGCCGGGAGCACAGCGACCTTCGTCTGGGCTCTGGATGCTACGAGCGCAGGGCGTTTCGGCCCTTGCGAAGATCGGCGCTCGGAGGATTTAGAAAGCGGAGCGTCCCATCATTTCCATCGATTGCAGATCAGCACGTCGCTTCGGCGGGGAAATTCTCTTTGTTTGAGGCCTCGTAGCACTTCATCATGCGTCTAGCAGAATATTAGTAGAGAGGCCGAGTTCAGAGAATTTCAGCGGAGTGATCCGGATCCTCAGCCGATCTTCGGACAGGCCTTGACTTTTTTCCACCGGTTTTTTGGTCAAGCAAAAAACCGGTATCACCGGCGGGGGACGGATGCCGGTCCTCTGCCCCACTTCAAGGGCTGAACACAGAGCGACACCAGCATCACGGAGAAGCCGCCACGTCGGCCCGCCGCGAGCGGAGGAGCAACCACCCGCTGATAGAGGCCGCTGCGAGCGCGACGCCCGAGAGCACGACAAACAGGGTCATCGCACTCGACACATCCAGGAGCCAGCCGGCGAGCGGTGCGCCGATCGCCCCAATTCCAAAGACACCGAGGTAGGTGAAGCCGTACGACAGGCCGCGAGCCCGCGCCGGCGTGTACTCGGCGACGGTTGCCTGGTAGAGGGGCTGGACGAGAAAGAGGAAGAAGCCGAGCACGGCGCTCCCCGCGAGGACGGCGACGGTGCCGAGCTGGACGACGGGCAGGAAGGCGAGAGCAATGAGAGACAGGGTCGTCAGGGCGGCGAGCATGCTGATCTCCGTCGGGTAGCGATCCGTCAGTTTGCCACCGACGAACTGCCCCAGCATCCCGATCATCAAGATGCCGGCGTAGACGTAGTGCTCGGACTCAAGGCCGAGCGGAAGCTGGAAGGTGATGACCTCGCCAAGCATGTCGGGCAGAAAGGTGAGCACGCCGCGGTAGTAGAGGCCCGACAGCATGACGATGGCGAACACGCCGGCGAAGGCCGTGGCGAAGAGCTGGCGGGACGTTTTCCCAAGCCGCTTGACGACATGCTCCGAAGAGTCCTCGGCGGTTTCCTCGGGCGTCTCGGCAGCGTGCTCATCGAACGAGGAGGTGAGCGCGTACGCTGTGGCGAGGGCTGCCGGAACAGCCAGGATAAATGCGACCCACTGCCAGTCGCCGATCCAGGCGAGCAGGAGGGCGGTGGCGAGCGGGCCGAAGGCAATCCCTGCGTTGCCGGCCATGCCGTGGAGCGCGAGCGCCCGGCCCCGCTGCGTCACGCCCTTGCTGATGAGGGAAAGTCCGGCCGGGTGATATACGCTCGCGGCGATGCCCCACGCCGCCATCGAGGCCGTTAGCGCCCACGGACTGGACGAGATGCTGAGCAGCGCAAACGAGCCGCCCATGCCGGCAAGACACACGGCGATGAGGCCGCGCGATCCGATCCGGTCGGACAGGATCCCACCCGGGATCGCCCCTAGCCCGAACAGCGCGTACCCGACGCCCACCATCAGCCCCAGCTCTTTCGTCGGGATCGACAGCGCATCGGTCCACACCGTGACGAATATCGGGATCGATAGCTCGTACGTGTGGACCATGGCGTGAGCGATCGCGACGAGCCCAACGATGGATCGGTCGTTCGAGGTCATGACGTGCGGTAGTGTGCGAGAGACCGTGGAGGAAGGCGTACGAGGACCGGAGTTGCCAGATCCTCAGGAGGCAGCGTTAGGTTTTGGAGAGCGGTAAGGGCGCATTGCAATGCGCCCTTACCGCAACGATGCTGACGCGCCCTTACGGTTTTGGGCGTAGTCGCCTTAGGTTTACGTAGACACATGTACGTTCTGCCTGACTCAATCTGCCCACCGCATGACCGACCTGATGGCGTATCCGCCCTTCCCGGGCTTTCGGGACGAGGCATTCGACTTTCTCCGAAAGCTTGAGGACAACAACGACCGGGACTGGTTCAAGCCGCGGAAGGAGACGTACGTAGACGAGCTGCGCGGGCCGCTGGAATGCCTCATCGCTGATGTGGCACGTCGACTGCACGATGCGGGTCTGCCCCTCACGGGCGATCCGAAGAAGTCGCGTTTCCGAATCTATCGCGACACCCGGTTTTCGGAGGACAAACGGCCGTACAAGACGAACGTCGGCTGCGTCTTCGACCGGAGCGGAAGCAAGGACAAGAACGGTGTCATTTACGTTCACGTGGAGCCCGGTGCGTCCTTCATGGCGGGTGGCTTTTACCGCCCGGAGGTAAAATACTTGCGTCCCGTTCGGGAGCGCATCGCGAGCTCGCCAGCGGTCTTTTTCGAATTGCTGGCGCGGATGGAGGAATGTGGGCTTCCCGTGCATAGCCGGGACGATACGCTGACGGGCATGCCGCGAGGCTTTTCGCAATACAAGGACGACGAGGAGGTGGCCAACGTGCTCCGGTGGAAGCACTACCTCGTGACCCGCGATGTCAGCGACGACGACCTGCAGACGCCTGCGTTTGCAGAGCAGGTTGTGGCGATGGCTGAAGATGCGCGTCCGCTCCTGGAGTTCGTGTGGGATGCGGCAGAAGGCGGGGCGTAAGGCGATGAGGTTACAATGAGACGTGCCCGGGCGTGTATCGACCGGACCGGTTTTTGCCCTGGAAATCCATATCTCCCGCGGCTAAACAGGTTGTTTTTTTGGGACCGGAATCGCGAGTCAGATTCGCCAGAGCGTCATGTCACAATCACTTCACCCGCTGATCGACACGTTTTTCGAGGCCAACGTCTTGAAGGCCGATGGACCGGTGTTCGTTGACTTCTGGGAGCCGCGATGTCGGGCCTGTCAGGCCACGCGCTCCGATCTCGATCGTCTGGAACGCGAACTCGGTGAGAAAGCGAGGGTCATTTCTCTAAACGTCAACAGCTACCCCGACCTCGCCCACACGTTCGGCGTGTCGGCCGTCCCGACGCTGCTCGTCTTTCGCGAGGGCAGCGTCACGGCCCGACTGCAGGGCGCCCGAAAGGTTGCTGCTCTCGTCGACCGCGTTACCGAAGCCGTTTCCCGCAAGCAGGCGGCGTAAGTCGACGTTCGCGAGATGCGACGGCGGTAATCGCACGTTGGGTTGAAAACCGAATGACGGGGTCATAACCTGTTTGGCAGACAGCCTTCACCGATCCGGCGGCATGGAGCTCTCGACGATCGGTCCTCGCTGTGCTCACGACACAAGGCGTGGTTGATCTCGCGCACCGGATCCACTACGTCCTTACGAAAGGATCACCTTCAGGCGTGCGAATAGACATGAACGACCGCGCTTACGTTTTTGCGTTCCATCCGCCCCAGAGGTTGTAAGCGTATCTGGCGTTTTCCATTTCCCGCGGGTTCTTGCGCAGCGGATCCATGGCCCTTCTCTATTCGCTACTCTTGCTCGGACAATCGGGGCCGGCTCTGACCACCGACATGCTCGTCGTGCTCGGCGTCATCGCGGTCGCATTGGTGTTCTTCGTCACGGAAGTCGTTCCGATTGACGTCACCGCGATCGGCATCATGGTGGCCATGATTGTGCTGGAGCCCTGGACGCAGATCAGTCCGGCTGATGGCCTCGCTGGATTCTCTAGTCCGGCCACGATCACCGTGCTCGCCATGTTCATCATGAGCGAAGGCGTTCGCCGAACAGGGTTGCTGCGGATCCTCGGCGATCGCATCGTAGAATGGGGCCGCGGGAGCTTTTTTCGCCAGTACGCGACCGTGATGGGGCTGGCGGGTGGCAGCGCGGGCGTCATCAACAACACCCCGGTGGTGGCGATGATGATTCCGATGGTGATGAACATCGCCCAGCGAACGCGCACCTCGCCGTCGAAGCTGTTGATGCCCCTGTCCTTCATGGCGATGATGGGGGGAATGCTAACGCTCATCGGGACCTCAACGAGCATCCTCGCGAGCGACGTGTCAGCGCGCCTCATCGGGCAGCCGTTTTCGATGTTCGAGTTTACACACCTGGGAGCGCTTGTCACCGCGGCGGGGGGAGCGTACTTGCTGTTCGTCGGGTACCGCCTGATTCCCGAGCGCGTGAAGCCGACGGACGACCTCACCGATGATTTCCAGATGGGTGAGTTCCTCAGCGAGGTCGTGGTGCGAGAAGATTCGCCTCTCGTCGGGCAGACCGTCGGGCGCGTGTTCGAGAAGCTTCATCTGGATGTCGACATCGTCCAGATTATCCGTGATAGACAGCCGTTTCCGGCTCCCGTCATCAACAAAGAGTTTCGAGCGGGAGACGTGCTCATGCTGCGCACGAATCGTCCGACCCTTGTTGACCTGATGGCGTCGCAGAAACTTGACTCGCTCGCCCAGGTGAAGATCACCGACGAAGATTTTGGCGCGGGGGAGAGCAGTGAGGTACTGGTGGAGCTGGTGCTTCTCTCGGATAACCCGCTCGTCGGGGAAACGCTGCGCTCGGTTCGCTTCGCCCAGCGATACGACGCGTTGGTTCTGGCGATCCGGCGGAGCGGGGCCACCATCCAGGAGCGAATCGACGAGATGGTGCTGGAAGGCGGCGACACCCTTCTCGTACAGGCGTCTCCATCGGCGATGGCGCGGTTTACGCAGAACCGAACCTTCATCGTCGTGCAGGACCGTGCGCCGGATGTGCGTCGGGAGAAGATCGGCATCGCTCTGGCCGTATTCGCTGGCGTGATCGTCGTTGCGGCGCTGGACCTTCTACCGATCGTCGTTGCGGCGCTCGTAGGCGTTCCCGCGATGCTGGCGACGGGGTGCATTCGGCCGACCGAGCTCTACGGCGCGGTGGATTGGAGCGTGATTTTTCTTCTAGCCGGCGTCATTCCTCTCGGTATGGCATTGGAGCGAACAGGGGGAGCGGCGTACCTGGCCCATCTTTTCGCGGGACTGGGAGAGAACTGGCCGCCCTTCCTTCTGCTGCTCCTGTTTTACCTTTTCACTGCGCTCATCACGG belongs to Longibacter salinarum and includes:
- a CDS encoding MFS transporter; this encodes MTSNDRSIVGLVAIAHAMVHTYELSIPIFVTVWTDALSIPTKELGLMVGVGYALFGLGAIPGGILSDRIGSRGLIAVCLAGMGGSFALLSISSSPWALTASMAAWGIAASVYHPAGLSLISKGVTQRGRALALHGMAGNAGIAFGPLATALLLAWIGDWQWVAFILAVPAALATAYALTSSFDEHAAETPEETAEDSSEHVVKRLGKTSRQLFATAFAGVFAIVMLSGLYYRGVLTFLPDMLGEVITFQLPLGLESEHYVYAGILMIGMLGQFVGGKLTDRYPTEISMLAALTTLSLIALAFLPVVQLGTVAVLAGSAVLGFFLFLVQPLYQATVAEYTPARARGLSYGFTYLGVFGIGAIGAPLAGWLLDVSSAMTLFVVLSGVALAAASISGWLLLRSRRADVAASP
- a CDS encoding DUF2461 domain-containing protein, translated to MTDLMAYPPFPGFRDEAFDFLRKLEDNNDRDWFKPRKETYVDELRGPLECLIADVARRLHDAGLPLTGDPKKSRFRIYRDTRFSEDKRPYKTNVGCVFDRSGSKDKNGVIYVHVEPGASFMAGGFYRPEVKYLRPVRERIASSPAVFFELLARMEECGLPVHSRDDTLTGMPRGFSQYKDDEEVANVLRWKHYLVTRDVSDDDLQTPAFAEQVVAMAEDARPLLEFVWDAAEGGA
- a CDS encoding thioredoxin family protein, producing MSQSLHPLIDTFFEANVLKADGPVFVDFWEPRCRACQATRSDLDRLERELGEKARVISLNVNSYPDLAHTFGVSAVPTLLVFREGSVTARLQGARKVAALVDRVTEAVSRKQAA
- a CDS encoding SLC13 family permease, producing MALLYSLLLLGQSGPALTTDMLVVLGVIAVALVFFVTEVVPIDVTAIGIMVAMIVLEPWTQISPADGLAGFSSPATITVLAMFIMSEGVRRTGLLRILGDRIVEWGRGSFFRQYATVMGLAGGSAGVINNTPVVAMMIPMVMNIAQRTRTSPSKLLMPLSFMAMMGGMLTLIGTSTSILASDVSARLIGQPFSMFEFTHLGALVTAAGGAYLLFVGYRLIPERVKPTDDLTDDFQMGEFLSEVVVREDSPLVGQTVGRVFEKLHLDVDIVQIIRDRQPFPAPVINKEFRAGDVLMLRTNRPTLVDLMASQKLDSLAQVKITDEDFGAGESSEVLVELVLLSDNPLVGETLRSVRFAQRYDALVLAIRRSGATIQERIDEMVLEGGDTLLVQASPSAMARFTQNRTFIVVQDRAPDVRREKIGIALAVFAGVIVVAALDLLPIVVAALVGVPAMLATGCIRPTELYGAVDWSVIFLLAGVIPLGMALERTGGAAYLAHLFAGLGENWPPFLLLLLFYLFTALITEVISNNASVVLMIPVAVDAAVLTGANPFAFVMAVTFAASTAMLTPVGYQTNLMVYGPGGYHFTDFFRVGGPLQVLLAIVTCGGIYMIWGL